The following is a genomic window from Rhodoferax sp. PAMC 29310.
TCAACAAAAAGAGTCCCACCAAGCCCCCCCCCACAAAGGCAATTAGTGACAAACCCACCGTCCACCGCAGCGCCAACACTAGATTGCGCACAATGTCCCACAAAGTGAAGTCAACCATGGTCTACCGCCCTCCAAACAAAAACTTCGGGCCCAACCAATTCAAGGCATATCTCAACCCCATGGACAGCACCAAATAGATCACACCAATGACGATGAAGGCCTCAAAGGACCGGAAGTTTCGGCTTTGAATCAGGTCCGCCGCATAGCTCAGTTCTTCCGTGGAAATTTGTCCACAGACCGACGACCCCAACATGACAATGATGATCTGGCTGACCAGGCCGGGCCAAACCTTCTTCATCGCTGGGGGAACTACCACCCGAATAAAGATTTGCAACCGTGTTAGCGCCAGCGACACCGCCGCCTCAATTTGCCCTTTGGGCGTAGCCTCCAACCCGGCGCGAATGATTTCAGCGGCATAAGCACCGAGGTTCACGACCATGGCGATGAACGAAGCCGATTCCGCCGAAAGCCTGAATCCCGCTGCGGGCAGTCCAAAAAAAATAAAGAACAACTGGATGATGAACGGCGTGTTGCGGATCACCTCAACATAAGCCCCAACCATAGCGGAGAGCCAGCGTGGCGCCAAGGCCTCACCAAAACCCCGACCGCGAACCCATGCACAGGCCAGACCCAACGTCGTGCCAACCAGCACGGCGGCCAGGGTCAGGGCCAAAGTCCACCCGACGCCGGTGAGCAGCAAGGGCCACTCCGCCAGCACGGCTCCAAAATCCAGTTGTATTCTCACAGCGTGAAGCTTCGCTTACAGCGGCAGGTCGCCAGCGGAGCGGCCCAGCCATTTGCTGGACATCGCGTCAAGTTCGCCAGACTTCTTTGCCTCAGCCAGAATGTCGTTGACACGAGTGCGCAGCTTGTCCTCGCCCTTGGCCACGCCAATGAAGTTCGGGCTGTCTTTCAACAACAATTTGTACTCGCTGGACAACTGTGGGTTCTTGGCCATCATGTTGCCGGCAACCGATGCGCCCAAGGCCACGAACTGCACCTGCCCGGCCACGAAGGCTGCGATGGTGGCGTTGTTGTCTTCAAACCGCTTGGTATCGGTCGTCGATGGAGCGACCTTGCCCAATTCCTGGTCTTCCATGGCGCCTCGCGTCACGCCCACTGTTTTACCGGCCAGATCAGCAAAGGTTTTGGCGCTCAGGTTTTTAGGGCCAAAAACCGCCTGAAAAAACGGTGAATAGGCGGAAGTGAAGTCAATGACTTTTTGGCGTTCTGCATTTTTGCCCAAAGTGGCAATGACCAAATCGGCTTTTCGGGTCTGCAGGGCGGGAATGCGACTGGCACTGATCACGGGTACCAACTCAACAGCCACACCCATTTTTTTGCCAATGTAGTTCGCCATGTCGATGTCTAGGCCAATAGGCTTCAAGTCAGTTCCAACATAGCCATAGGGGGCTGAGTCCGTCTGCACGGCGACCTTGATCACCTTGGCACTCATGATGTCGTCCAATGCAGTTTGGGCATACGCGCCGGTCGCGGACAACAAAGCGGCTGCAGCGAGGCTGAGTGTGAATTGGCGTTTGGTGGTGGTGAAAAATGTCATAACAAAGCTCCTAAGTAGATTGACGAAGATTCGGTGGATTCCGGGTATGAACTTGTATGCAAGTCTTGTGCCGCAGTTTTAACTCCCCGTTTAGGTGCACGTGACACCATGGGGCGCAAGGCGTTTCTCAAGCCAGCCAGCGGATCTTCGCTGGGGGCCTGTAGCTTCAGTGCGGACTGGACGTTGCCGATGTGCTCTTGCATCAGTCGCTCTGCCAGCACCAAGTCACTGGCTTCCAGCGCGGCGACGATGGCCCCATGCTCCTGGCAGGATTTGGTGGCGTCATGGGTGGACTGAAAAAGCATGGCAATCAGCGTGGTTCGTGCGGTGAAATCACGCAAGGTGTCTGCCAGCAACTGATTGCCCAGACACTCCGCCAGACACACATGAAATTCTCCCAGCAAAAAGCTTCGCAAGCCAACGTCATCACCTTTCACTGCGACCTGCTCGCGGCGCACGTGTGATTTGAGCTTTTTGACCGCCGCCGCGCTCAGTTTTGGCGCGCACCGGATCAGTCCCAACTCAATCACACGGCGTGCTTCAAATGCCTCCCTCGCCTCTGGCAACGAGGGTTCAATCACGTACCAGCCGCGCCGGCTGCTCACGGTCACAATGCCGCGCGCCGACAAATGCATCAGCGCCTCCCGAACCACCGTTCGGCTGCAATCAAACAACATGGCGAGCTGCTGCTCTCCCAGTCGCCCTCCTGGCTGAAGTTGCTGCGCCATCACGGCTTGTGTAATGCGTTGGCTGATCTCGGCGGCGTTGGTCATGGTGAGCACACCATGCAGAATTTGTGCCACTTGTATACAAGACATATGCACCGAAATAGGACGAACATGCCCGATTGGCGGGCAACCCTCTCAATCAATGCATAGCCCAGGCGCCAAAGGGCGACGACGAACAAGTGACAATAGGTGCCCTGCCAATCGAGAGGTGGTACCTGGGAGGCTTACTTTCAGGCGATTTTTTGACCTGTATTTGAAAGCGACGGACTCCTTCCCATGATCGACAAGGCCAGCCAGCACTCTCCCATGATGCAGCAGTACCTCGGCCTCAAAGCCGACCATCCTGACACTTTGCTGCTCTACCGCATGGGTGATTTTTACGAGCTGTTTTATGCCGACGCAGAGAAGGCGGCGCGCCTTCTCAACATCACGCTCACGCAGCGTGGGCAATCTGGCGGGCAGCCGGTGGTCATGGCCGGCGTGCCGTTTCACTCCATTGAGACTTACCTGGCGCGGCTGATCAAGCTGGGTGAGTCGGTGGCGATTTGCGAGCAGGTGGGCGAGGTCACCGGCAAAGGCCCGGTGGAGCGCAAGGTCGTGCGCGTGGTCACACCGGGCACCCTGACCGATTTGGAGCTGTTGAACGACAAGACCGAGTCGCTCTTGCTAGCCGTGCACCAAGGCCCGCGCAATACCTGCGGACTGGCCTGGGTCAGTGTGACGCAGGGTGAAGTACATCTGGCCGAGTGCTCGCCTGATCAAATTGGCGAGTGGATTGCCCGCATCAACCCCGGCGAACTGATTTTCAGCGCCGGTGCCACACCCGCGTTTGAGGCCCGCTTGCGCAAGGCGCCGGTCAACGGCGCCCTGTCCATCACCGTGCGGCCCGACTGGCAGTTTGACACTGGCTTGGGCGAGCGCCAGTTGCTGGCCCAGTTACAGGCCGCCAGTCTGGCGCCCTGGCAGGCCCAAGAGTTGCCCCAGGCCCATGCAGCCGCCGCCGCCTTGCTCGGTTACGCCGAACATACCCAAGGCCGGGCACTGACCCATGTGCACAGCCTGCGCGTGCAACGCAACGACGAACTGATTGACCTGCCCCAAACCACCCGGCGCAATCTGGAGCTCACCCAGACCCTGCGCGGCGAGGACAAACCCACCCTGTTTTCGCTGCTGGACACCTGCATGACCGGCATGGGCAGCCGCCTGTTGAAGAACTGGCTGCTCAGCCCCCGACGTGACCGCCGTGAAGCCCAGCAGCGCCTGGATGCCATTGCCGCCCTGCAAAAAGGCCCTTGGACTATGCTGCGCGAGCACCTCAAAGGCAGCACCGATGTGGAGCGCATCACGGCCCGTATTGCGCTGCGCCAGGTGCGACCGCGTGAACTGGTCGCCTTGCAAATCACGCTACAAAAAACAGAGCGAATCGCGCCCGTCGTACAAGCGCTAGAGGGCTATTTGGCTCAAATATCAGATCACCTGCTGCCCCCGGCCGGTTGTGGCGAGTTGTTACGCGACGCCATTGACCTGGAACCCTCAGTGCTGGTGCGCGACGGCGGGGTGATTGCCAATGGCTTCGATGCGGATTTGGACGAGCTGCGCGCCATTCAAACCAATTGCGATGAGTTTTTGTTGGACCTAGAGGGCCGCGAAAAAGCCCGCAGCGGTATCGCCAACTTACGCGTTCAGTTCAACAAAGTGCACGGCTTTTTCATTGAGGTGACCCAAGGTCAGGTGGACAAGGTGCCCGATGACTACCGCCGCCGCCAGACCCTGAAAAACGCCGAGCGCTTCATCACCCCTGAACTCAAGGCCTTTGAAGACAAAGCCTTGAGCGCACAGGAGCGCGCCCTGGCGCGCGAAAAGTATTTGTTTGAACAGGTGCTGGACCAGTTGCAGCCCTTTGTGCCCGCCCTCACCCGCTTGGCCCGCGCCCTGGCCACGCTGGACGCGCTATGCGCCCTGACCGAGCGCGCCCTCACCCTCGACTGGCACGCGCCGCAGTTCACCAAAGAGCCCTGCCTGGACATCACCCAGGGCCGCCACCCGGTGGTGCAAGCGCGACTGGCCGAGCTGAGCAATGGCGCCTTCATTGCCAATGACACGCGCATGGGCCCCAAGCAGCGCATGCAAATCATCACCGGCCCGAACATGGGCGGTAAATCCACCTATATGCGGCAAATTGCCGTCATCGTGCTGCTGGCCAGCATGGGCAGCTATGTACCGGCCAGCGCCTGCCGCCTTGGCCCCATTGACGCCATTCACACCCGCATTGGCGCGGCAGACGACCTGGCCAACGCCCAGTCCACCTTTATGCTGGAAATGCTGGAAGGCGCGCAGATCTTGCACTCAGCCACCCCGCATTCACTGGTGCTGATGGACGAGATTGGCCGTGGCACCAGTACCTTTGACGGCCTGGCACTGGCATCGGCCATTGCCACCCAGTTGCACAATAAAACCCAGGCCTACACGCTGTTCGCCACGCACTACTTTGAACTCACTGAGTTTCCGGCTACCCACCACGCGGCGGTGAATGTGCATGTGAGTGCGGCCGAGTCGGGGCGCGACATTGTGTTTCTGCATGAAATTCAACCCGGACCGGCCAGCCGCAGCTACGGCATTCAGGTCGCCCGCTTGGCAGGTATGCCGGCTGCCGTGCTCAACCACGCCCGCCACACCCTGGCCACGCTGGAGGCGCAAGCCTCTGAACACAACGCGCAGGTGGATTTGTTCGCCGCACCATCCGCTACTGAAACCATAGCTACTTCTGCACTGGATACAGCCATGGCAGCCCTAAAACCTGATGAAATGAGCCCGCGTGAAGCGCTGGACGCGCTCTACCAACTGAAAGCCTTGGCAAGCAAGGCCTGATACTCGCAGACACCGCCATGGGCGACACTCCGCCCACCGGCATTTAATTTGAATCTCTAAAGGAACCCACGATGGCCAATATCTTTGGTAAAGACCCCCACAAGGGAAAAAGCACGCAGGCAGAATTGCAACGGCTCAACGAAGAGCGCAAAAAGAAACTGGCGTTGGCAGCGCAAAAGTTCAATCTGAAGCAAGCCACGCCAGCACCGAAAGCTGACGAAAAATCCTAAACCCAGCCCGCGCTGGTGCACGCTAGAAAGCCCCTATCAAGGGGCTTTCTCATGGATCAAGAAATTGCCCCAGTGGCTGGACACCGGGCCGTCAGCTGCGCCGAGCCGCTTCAATTGCCGCAATGTCAATCTTCGTCATGTCCATCATGACGTCGAAGGCGCGCTTGGCCGCCGCACGATCCGGGTCGGCAATCGCGGCCATCAAGGCGCGGGGCGTGATCTGCCACGACAGCCCCCACTTATCCTTGCACCAACCGCATGAGCTTGTCTGGCCGCCGTTGTCAACAATGGCACTCCAGAGTGTGTCGGTTTCGGCCTGGCTATCGGTGGCAACCTGAAACGAGAAAGCCTCGTTGTGCTTGAATTCCGGCCCCCCGTTCAGGGCAAGGCAAGGGATTCCCATCACGGTGAGCTCAACCATCAGGACATCGCCCTGCTTCCCTGCCGGATAGTCGCCGGGCGCGCGATGAACCGCATGCACCAAGCTGTCCGAAAAGGTGACAGCGTAAAAATTAGCGGCGTCCAATGCGGTGCCGTCGTACAAGAGACAAATCGTGTTTTTGGCAGGCATCTTGCTTCTCCAGAGAATTGATGAACAAGCACATTGGCGGGCGCTCGCCTCAGGCGATGCGCGACCGAAAAATCGTATCCGTAAAGACGGGCCAGCGCTCGGGCGGTGGCGGACCGGGAGGACTCCCAACTCCGTCATGAAGCCGTCAATCTCTCGCGGTGGATTGCAGCTCTGGCTCGATACACTTCAGGGTTTCCCCTATCGGACCAGAAAATGACCTACTGCGTCGCCATCAAACTCAATGCCGGACTGGTTTTCCTGTCGGACTCCCGCACCAACGCGGGTTTGGACCAAATCAGCACCTTTCGCAAGATGATTGTTTACGAGAAGGCCAATGACCGCTTCATGGTCTTGCTCTCAGCGGGCAACCTCAGCATTTCCCAGTCGATTCGCGAGATTCTTCAGGTGGAGCAGATCAAGGATCAGGACAGCGGCGAAGCCCTGACGATCTGGAATGCCAAGAGCATGTTTGACGCCACCCGCATTCTGGGTGCGGCCGTTCGCCGTGTGTTTGAGCGCGACGCCGCCTCACTCAAGCAAGCGGGCGTGGACTTCAATGTATCCATGCTGTTTGGTGGACAGATCAAGGGTGAAGGCATGCGCTTGTTTCAGGTCTACTCCGCCGGCAACTTCATTGAAGCCACGCCAGAGACCCCGTACTTTCAGGTCGGCGAGTCCAAATACGGCAAGCCGGTGCTGGACCGGGTCATTACCCCCAAAACACCGCTCAATGAAGCGGCCAAATGCGCATTGGTGTCCATGGACTCCACGCTCAAGTCCAACCTGTCGGTGGGCCTGCCGCTGGACATGGTCATCTACGAGGCCAACCGCTTTCAGACCGACAAAGTGGTGTGCATCGACGAAGACAACCCCTATTTCAAGATGCTGCACAACACCTGGGGACAGAAGCTGCGCGAAGTCTTTGACAGCCTTGAGGACCCGCTATGGGACGGTGGCCAAACCGATATTCCCCTGATGGCGCCCCTGAGCCGCCATTTGCCGCTCAAGAAAATAAGCAATCCCCAGGAAAAGTTGATCTAAGCGCATGACACCTCTTGTCTTCTCGCACGCCAACAGTTTTGGCGCAAGTACCTATCGTGTCCTTTTCAAGGCCCTGAAAACACGAGGCTTTGCGGTCAGCGCCATCGATCAACTCGGCCATGCCCCCCGCTACCCGGTGACGAACAACTGGCCCCACCTGGTGCAGCACCTGGTGGACTTCATCGAGGTGCAAGCCGATCAGGCCGGAGGCCCCGTTTATCTGGCCGGCCACTCTTTGGGCGGATTTTTGAGCGCCATGGTGGCATCCAAGGCACCTGAACTGGTGCGCGGCGTGGTGTTGCTGGATGCGCCCCTCATTGGCGGCTGGCGCGCCACCGCCTTGGGTGCGGCCAAAACGACACCGCTGTATCAAACGTTTTCGCCCGCCTCGGTCAGCCGCAAACGTCGCAACAGCTGGGCCGACAAGGCGGCGGTCATGGCCCACTTCCAGCACAAAAAATCTTTTACCAAATGGGACCCGCAGGTGCTGCAAGACTACGTGGACCTTGGCACCCGCGACGAGCCATCAAACGGTGAAAATAGCCGAGTTTTAAGCTTTAACCGAGAGATCGAAACGGCCATCTACAACGGGCTGCCCCACAACATGGACGCCCTGTTCAGGCGCCACCCCATCAAATGTCCGGTGGCCTTCATCGGCGGGCTGCAAAGCGCCGAAATCAAACAAGTCGGCATGGCACTCACGGAAAAGGTCTGTAAAAACCGCCTGATGATGCTGGACGGCACTCACCTGTTCCCCATGGAAAAGCCACAGGCCACGGCTGCTGCGATCGAAGCCGCACTGCTGAACATGGCGGCGTAACCCCACGCCACCGGCCCGCAATCGGGATGCAAAGCCGAACACGTCTTGCTTTCCATCGCCCGTTCAGCCGTTCCAAAGCGACGCCAAGAGCCACCAACCGCAGGCAAATTTGCCGCGGTTCTGTTCGCCTCTAGGGCAGAAAACGTCGGCGCGCGACCAAGCACCTGCTTGGGTTGGGGCCCGTTTTCGCCAATGTGAAACTGGATGTTTCTTCCTTCGCGTGAACAATCAACACCACGCAGCACTGAGGGTTGATCGAGGCCATGAACAGGCGTAGCCTGACATCGCGGGTTGTATTCAACAACCGGCACCGCCCGGGTTTGTTCAACCCCTTGGTTTCTGAAAGACCCGTCTACTCATTTTTCGAGGAGATCAATCATGCTTACGTTCATTACGCTCTGCACCTTTACCGATCAGGGCATCCGCACCATCAAAGACAGCACCAAACGGGCGGACATGGCAATGGAGGCGGCATCCAAATTCGGATCAAAAATGACTCACCTCTACTGGACGCAAGGCCAGTTCGACTTGATTGCCATCATTGAGGCGCCTGATGAAGAGTCGGCTACCGCCCTGGGTTTGGCCATTGCTGCGGGTGGCAACGTCCGAATGCAAACCTTGCGCGCGTTTGACAAAACCGCGATGAACACCATTCTTGCGAAACTGGGTTGACGACCTGAACTCAAGCAGTGAGGGCCAAGAAAAAAGGTCAATCCAACAGCGATGCCAGCCAAGTACTTGGCTGCCAAAGCTGCCTCGGGGTTCATTTGACGAGCAATGGCCCACACCTGCACTTTTCGTGTCTTCGCTCCGGACTTTTCCAGGGTGAATAATTTGTAATAAATGGGCGCAGTTTTAGGGTGAACTGTTTCCGTCCTGGTTGATATTTATCAGCCAATCATGGGGGCCTGGGTCAGTTCTCCTTATGATGGGCGTCTACACCTGCAGTCATACGGAGTGTGCCTATGCCATGTGAATCCACTGAAGCTGCGCCCCCGGAAATGCCATTGGCCACCGAGGGCCGCTTGTTTCGTGACACGTTTGAGAATGCCGCAGTCGGACTGGCCCACGTCAGCCCCCAAGGTCAATGGCTGCGCATCAACAACATGCTGTCCGAAACTTTGGGCTACGCCGCGAGTGAGCTCAAACAACTCACCTTTCAAGAACTGACCCACCCCGACGACTTGGGCGAGGATTTGACCAATGTGCAGCGCATGCTTGCCGGTGAAATTCAGCGCTACTCGATGGGGAAACGCTATCTTCACAAGTCCGGGAAAATTGTTTGGGCCCAGTTAACCGTGTCACTGATTCGCACCCCCGCGGGCGACCCGGACTATTTCATTTCCGTGGTGGAAGACATTTCCGAACGAAAGCGCCTGGAGCTGCAGATTCAGGAGGGTCGTTCTCAAAACGCGGTCATCGCCGAAAACCTGCCCTGCGGACTGGCCGTGCTCAACGGGCAATTGGAGATCCAGTATGCCAACCTCACCCTGGCCAACACCTTTGCATGTTCGACCGCCAGCTTGAAAGGCGCGCATGTCAGCCAGCTTTACCCCATGCCCGCCCAAGCACTGATATTGCAGCACGCCACACAAGCCTTGACTGACGAAGTGGTGCGCTTCCAGAAAGACCACCAGGGCATCGACGGCACCACCCAGCACCTCCAGGTGACCTTGGCACCCCGCAAAACCCACGATGGGCATATCAGCGGCTTGGTCATGGTGGTTGATGACGTGAGTGAGCTAGTGCGCACCCAAAACGCCTTGATTGCCAGTGCCAAAATGCTGCAACATTTGTCCCAACACGACCCACTCACGGGTTTGCCCAATCGGGCCTTGTTCAGAGACAGCCTCCAACAGGCCTTGGCCACGGCGCGGCGGCAATTGACGCGCCTGGCGCTGGTGTTTATTGATCTGGACAAATTCAAACCCGTGAACGACCGCTATGGCCACCTGATGGGCGACCGGGTGTTACAAGAGGCCGCCGCCCGGATGCGCCAGTCCGTGCGCGAATCAGATTCGGTGGCTCGCATTGGTGGCGATGAGTTCGTGCTGCTTCTGCCGCTGGTAGACAGTGAGCAGGATGCCATCACAGTCGCCCTGAAAGTGCGGGCAGATTTGGCAATGCCAATGCTGATTGATGGTCACGAGGTCAACATCTCGTGCAGCGGCGGCGTGGCGCTCTTTCCTGACCATGCCAGCGATGCGGACCAGCTCTTGTCGCTGGCCGACAGCGCCATGTACCGCGCCAAGCGCGCCGGCAGCGAT
Proteins encoded in this region:
- a CDS encoding diguanylate cyclase domain-containing protein — translated: MPCESTEAAPPEMPLATEGRLFRDTFENAAVGLAHVSPQGQWLRINNMLSETLGYAASELKQLTFQELTHPDDLGEDLTNVQRMLAGEIQRYSMGKRYLHKSGKIVWAQLTVSLIRTPAGDPDYFISVVEDISERKRLELQIQEGRSQNAVIAENLPCGLAVLNGQLEIQYANLTLANTFACSTASLKGAHVSQLYPMPAQALILQHATQALTDEVVRFQKDHQGIDGTTQHLQVTLAPRKTHDGHISGLVMVVDDVSELVRTQNALIASAKMLQHLSQHDPLTGLPNRALFRDSLQQALATARRQLTRLALVFIDLDKFKPVNDRYGHLMGDRVLQEAAARMRQSVRESDSVARIGGDEFVLLLPLVDSEQDAITVALKVRADLAMPMLIDGHEVNISCSGGVALFPDHASDADQLLSLADSAMYRAKRAGSDQVVVFSPP
- a CDS encoding transporter substrate-binding domain-containing protein encodes the protein MTFFTTTKRQFTLSLAAAALLSATGAYAQTALDDIMSAKVIKVAVQTDSAPYGYVGTDLKPIGLDIDMANYIGKKMGVAVELVPVISASRIPALQTRKADLVIATLGKNAERQKVIDFTSAYSPFFQAVFGPKNLSAKTFADLAGKTVGVTRGAMEDQELGKVAPSTTDTKRFEDNNATIAAFVAGQVQFVALGASVAGNMMAKNPQLSSEYKLLLKDSPNFIGVAKGEDKLRTRVNDILAEAKKSGELDAMSSKWLGRSAGDLPL
- a CDS encoding GYD domain-containing protein — protein: MLTFITLCTFTDQGIRTIKDSTKRADMAMEAASKFGSKMTHLYWTQGQFDLIAIIEAPDEESATALGLAIAAGGNVRMQTLRAFDKTAMNTILAKLG
- the mutS gene encoding DNA mismatch repair protein MutS, coding for MIDKASQHSPMMQQYLGLKADHPDTLLLYRMGDFYELFYADAEKAARLLNITLTQRGQSGGQPVVMAGVPFHSIETYLARLIKLGESVAICEQVGEVTGKGPVERKVVRVVTPGTLTDLELLNDKTESLLLAVHQGPRNTCGLAWVSVTQGEVHLAECSPDQIGEWIARINPGELIFSAGATPAFEARLRKAPVNGALSITVRPDWQFDTGLGERQLLAQLQAASLAPWQAQELPQAHAAAAALLGYAEHTQGRALTHVHSLRVQRNDELIDLPQTTRRNLELTQTLRGEDKPTLFSLLDTCMTGMGSRLLKNWLLSPRRDRREAQQRLDAIAALQKGPWTMLREHLKGSTDVERITARIALRQVRPRELVALQITLQKTERIAPVVQALEGYLAQISDHLLPPAGCGELLRDAIDLEPSVLVRDGGVIANGFDADLDELRAIQTNCDEFLLDLEGREKARSGIANLRVQFNKVHGFFIEVTQGQVDKVPDDYRRRQTLKNAERFITPELKAFEDKALSAQERALAREKYLFEQVLDQLQPFVPALTRLARALATLDALCALTERALTLDWHAPQFTKEPCLDITQGRHPVVQARLAELSNGAFIANDTRMGPKQRMQIITGPNMGGKSTYMRQIAVIVLLASMGSYVPASACRLGPIDAIHTRIGAADDLANAQSTFMLEMLEGAQILHSATPHSLVLMDEIGRGTSTFDGLALASAIATQLHNKTQAYTLFATHYFELTEFPATHHAAVNVHVSAAESGRDIVFLHEIQPGPASRSYGIQVARLAGMPAAVLNHARHTLATLEAQASEHNAQVDLFAAPSATETIATSALDTAMAALKPDEMSPREALDALYQLKALASKA
- a CDS encoding proteasome-type protease; translated protein: MTYCVAIKLNAGLVFLSDSRTNAGLDQISTFRKMIVYEKANDRFMVLLSAGNLSISQSIREILQVEQIKDQDSGEALTIWNAKSMFDATRILGAAVRRVFERDAASLKQAGVDFNVSMLFGGQIKGEGMRLFQVYSAGNFIEATPETPYFQVGESKYGKPVLDRVITPKTPLNEAAKCALVSMDSTLKSNLSVGLPLDMVIYEANRFQTDKVVCIDEDNPYFKMLHNTWGQKLREVFDSLEDPLWDGGQTDIPLMAPLSRHLPLKKISNPQEKLI
- a CDS encoding GntR family transcriptional regulator, producing MTNAAEISQRITQAVMAQQLQPGGRLGEQQLAMLFDCSRTVVREALMHLSARGIVTVSSRRGWYVIEPSLPEAREAFEARRVIELGLIRCAPKLSAAAVKKLKSHVRREQVAVKGDDVGLRSFLLGEFHVCLAECLGNQLLADTLRDFTARTTLIAMLFQSTHDATKSCQEHGAIVAALEASDLVLAERLMQEHIGNVQSALKLQAPSEDPLAGLRNALRPMVSRAPKRGVKTAAQDLHTSSYPESTESSSIYLGALL
- a CDS encoding amino acid ABC transporter permease, which produces MRIQLDFGAVLAEWPLLLTGVGWTLALTLAAVLVGTTLGLACAWVRGRGFGEALAPRWLSAMVGAYVEVIRNTPFIIQLFFIFFGLPAAGFRLSAESASFIAMVVNLGAYAAEIIRAGLEATPKGQIEAAVSLALTRLQIFIRVVVPPAMKKVWPGLVSQIIIVMLGSSVCGQISTEELSYAADLIQSRNFRSFEAFIVIGVIYLVLSMGLRYALNWLGPKFLFGGR
- a CDS encoding alpha/beta fold hydrolase; amino-acid sequence: MTPLVFSHANSFGASTYRVLFKALKTRGFAVSAIDQLGHAPRYPVTNNWPHLVQHLVDFIEVQADQAGGPVYLAGHSLGGFLSAMVASKAPELVRGVVLLDAPLIGGWRATALGAAKTTPLYQTFSPASVSRKRRNSWADKAAVMAHFQHKKSFTKWDPQVLQDYVDLGTRDEPSNGENSRVLSFNREIETAIYNGLPHNMDALFRRHPIKCPVAFIGGLQSAEIKQVGMALTEKVCKNRLMMLDGTHLFPMEKPQATAAAIEAALLNMAA
- a CDS encoding VOC family protein, coding for MPAKNTICLLYDGTALDAANFYAVTFSDSLVHAVHRAPGDYPAGKQGDVLMVELTVMGIPCLALNGGPEFKHNEAFSFQVATDSQAETDTLWSAIVDNGGQTSSCGWCKDKWGLSWQITPRALMAAIADPDRAAAKRAFDVMMDMTKIDIAAIEAARRS